GCCGCCGAAACGCCCGCACCAGCGCCTCGTTCCGCTCGCGGTCGGGCGTCGGCTGGGTCAGAAACACCGAGACCACGTCTCCGGCGGTAGAGACGCTGACCGAGACGGACGCCTCCCATGGACGTGAGCCGGAATTTAACTCGGGGGCGTCCAGGGGCAGACCGCTCTGCCAACCGGGTGAACCGTCCGGCCAATCGATGAACAGCCCCCCTGCCGTTGCTGCCCGGTCGCGGAACGGGTCCGAGATCCCTTCCAGCTTCCGCCAGTGCGCGGCGAGGGCCCTGCGCGCCTCATTAACTGCTCGTGGCGTCATCGGGGGCTGCCCGGCGCCCGGATCGATGCGTTCCAGAACAGGTCCCGGCCGATCGAGGGGAAGAACCCCTGACAAATAATCGGGCGGTTTCAGAGGGCGAGGACTGAAGCCTGGCCGAATGGGCAGCGCGAAGAGGACCGGCGACCAGAGCAGCCGAGGATCGTCGTCCTGAATATCCGGCTCTGAAGACTCTGCGGAGTCGATCCATGCGGTCAGACGAGACGGCGTCAGGTTCGGTTTGGCCGGCGCTATGGGTGGCCATACGGCGATGAAGAGCGCGGCCGCCGCCGCATGAAACGCAACGGTCACCGCCACGCCTCGCCAGAAACATGCTCGCGCGATCCGCGCGGCTCCTGTGTTCATCGGGCGTCCTCCAGCCGGGTGGCGAGAACGATTTCGCGGAATCCGGCCGCTTGAGCGAGCTGGTAAACGGCCATCAGCGTCCCGTGAGAAATGCGACGGTCGGCTTCGAGGATCAGACCAGGAGGTGTACCGGAACGGGCGGCGCGGGCAAGGGCGACCTGGAGCCCATCGAGGGACATTCGTTCGTCCTGAAAGAAATACATGCCTTCCTGGGGAATGGTGACGACGAGGGCATCCGCACGGATCCCGTCACGGAACGGCGCGGCTGGCAGCTCAAGGCGGATCCCGGGGCGGATGACGACGGAGGATTGGAACAGGATCACCAAAAATACCAGCAGAGTGGCGTCCACCCAAGGGGCGGCGCCGAGCCAGCCTCCAGACGCGCGAGAGGCTGGCGCAAATACGCGCCGAAAGACGGGCAATCGTTCAGGAACAAATTCAGCCATGTCCCATCAGCTCTCCGTGGACCCCCCGGCCAACTGCGCGACCGCTTGGAGGATCTCCAGGTACGCCCGCTCCATTTCGAGCACGACGGCATTGACCCGGGTTACGATGAAGGCGTGACCGATCCATCCGACCGCGCCCACCGACAGCCCCGCGATGGTCGTGAGCAGAGCGCGGCTGAGCCCAGCGCCCAGATCACCCGCGTGGACCAGGGGCGACTGCGCCTGCAGCGCGGCGGCCATCTCCCACATACCGACGCAGGTGCCTATGAGGCCGAGGAGCGGCGCGGTTTGGGCCAGCGCGAGCAGGAGCGGAAGGTGTTTTTCCAGCCGCGCAATTTCGATGACGCCGACATCGTGCATGACCGGCCCGATCCGCTTGCCGCCCTGCTGGAGTTCGAGAATGGCGGCACGAGCCATTTGCGGAATGGGGCCGGGTGTGTCCTCGCACAGCGCTATCGCCTCCATTACATTGCCCCGCTGCAAATTGTTGATAATACCGCCGAGGAAATCGCGTCCGCGGAGGGACGATCGGTGGACGAAAAGCGCACGCTGGGCGATCAGCAGCACGATCACCGCGCTGAGGGCGAGGATCGCCCACAATACCGGCCCGCCCTGCAACAGATAGACGTTCATCGATGCGCCCTCCCGGCCGGGACTTCGTTCAGTTGCGCGGCCCGGGCCTGTTGGATGGCCCGAATTCGACGCTCAGCGTCTTGCGCCGCCGGCCCCGCGGCGGAAACAACCCGCTCATAAATGCGCACCGCCTCGTCCCATTGCTGTTCGGATTCCTTGATCGCCGCGGCAGCAAAGGCAGCGCGGACGAACCAGACCGGCTCCACGAACTGCCCCTCCGCGCGCGCGGTGAGCCATCCGTACACGGTGTCCATGTAATAGCGGAAGGCCTCGGCATTACGGCCCATCTGTTCATAGCAGCGGCCGATTTTGAATTGGGCCTGCAGCCGAAGGGCCTGCGGCGCGGAGGGATTGTCGAGCAGCGACCGGTAGCTGGCAATCGCTTCCAGATACCGTTCGGCCCGCT
This portion of the Kiritimatiellia bacterium genome encodes:
- a CDS encoding biopolymer transporter ExbD; this translates as MAEFVPERLPVFRRVFAPASRASGGWLGAAPWVDATLLVFLVILFQSSVVIRPGIRLELPAAPFRDGIRADALVVTIPQEGMYFFQDERMSLDGLQVALARAARSGTPPGLILEADRRISHGTLMAVYQLAQAAGFREIVLATRLEDAR
- a CDS encoding MotA/TolQ/ExbB proton channel family protein; this encodes MNVYLLQGGPVLWAILALSAVIVLLIAQRALFVHRSSLRGRDFLGGIINNLQRGNVMEAIALCEDTPGPIPQMARAAILELQQGGKRIGPVMHDVGVIEIARLEKHLPLLLALAQTAPLLGLIGTCVGMWEMAAALQAQSPLVHAGDLGAGLSRALLTTIAGLSVGAVGWIGHAFIVTRVNAVVLEMERAYLEILQAVAQLAGGSTES